Proteins from one Nymphaea colorata isolate Beijing-Zhang1983 unplaced genomic scaffold, ASM883128v2 scaffold0212, whole genome shotgun sequence genomic window:
- the LOC116268312 gene encoding uncharacterized protein LOC116268312, translating into MARTRGGSARGRGRGPRSTRSRNVETRSTRAGTPVGDNQQQQAFIMNTLHMMTGVMQGLVQNASTGGTSTNTNGTTIGEARGVTHQQFMSLHPPKFYGKGTADDAEEWIKETEEIFTTLEVPDNKKVRNGLVIPSLRNDRLQKKEAKIRLENGQKIEFRVKTPQDQRKLVVSMVKARKYMENGCIAYLVSMDAIEQKLKPISEVRTVKDYADVFPKNLPVLPPVREVEFGIELIPGTAPISKAPYRMAPAELEELKKQIQDLASKGFIRPSVSSWGAPVLFTKKKDGSMRLCIDYRMLNQVTIKNKYPLPRIEDLFDQLKEAK; encoded by the exons atggcacGTACTAGAGGAGGAAGTGctagaggcagaggcagaggacCTCGCAGCACTAGGAGTCGAAATGTGGAGACTCGTTCTACCAGAGCTGGGACACCTGTTGGAGataatcaacaacaacaagcgTTCATCATGAACACATTGCATATGATGACGGGAGTGATGCAGGGTCTGGTGCAGAATGCTTCTACAGGAGGAACTAGTACAAACACAAACGGAACGACAATTGGTGAGGCAAGGGGAGtaactcaccaacagtttatgagTTTGCATCCTCCGAAGTTTTATGGGAAAGGCACTGCGGACGATGCCGAAGAATGGATAAAGGAAACAGAGGAGATCTTTACCACCCTGGAAGTgcctgacaacaagaaggttcg gaatggattggttataccatcACTACGCAACGATAGATTGCAGAAAAAAGAAGCTAAGATTCGATTGGAGAATGGTCAAAAGATCGAATTTAGGGTAAAAACGccccaagatcaaagaaagcTAGTTGTCTCAATGGTTAAGGCAAGaaaatacatggaaaatgggTGCATTGCATATTTGGTTAGCATGGATGCAATCGAGCAGAAATTAAAACCCATTAGTGAGGTGCGTACGGTGAAGGACTACGCAGACGTGTTTCCGAAAAATTTACCTGTATTACCTCCTGTACGAGAGGTGGAGTTTGGCATCGAATTGATACCAGGAACTGCACCTATTTCTAAGGCTCCATAtagaatggcaccagcagaactagaagaattaaagaaacagatcCAAGATTTGGCCAGCAAGGGATTCATTCGTCCAAGTGTGTCATCTTGGGGAGCACCGGTCTTATTTACGAAGAAAAAGGATGGGTCAATGCGGTTGTGTATTGACTATCGAATGTTGAATCAGgttacaatcaagaacaaatatccATTGCCTAGAATCGAAGATTTATTCGATCAATTAAAGGAAGCAAAG